Within Pseudomonas tructae, the genomic segment AGTACTGCCGTCCAGCTCGTACTCGGCCTGCTCCAGGTTGCGACTGGCCTGACGGGTGGCCGCCGACACACCACCGCCGGCAAACAGCGGCAGGCTGACTTCGATGCCAATGGTGTTGGTGTCGTAGCGCTGGTTGTAGGTGTTGCCACTGTCCGATTGCATCTGCCGCGAAGTGGCGTAGGCGGATACCTTGGGCAGGTGGCCTGCGCGGTTGCGCTCCACTTCGAACCCGGCCACTTCCAGGGCCTGGCGCTGGGACGCCAGTTGCGGATTGTTGGCCAGGGCCAGCTCATGCCAGGCCTCATAGGTCGCAGGTTGCAGCGCTAGCAGAGTAAAACCGTCGTTGAGCGGCGCCAACTCGTCGATCAACGCTGCGGGCTCGCCGATCAGCGCGCCCAGCTCGCGCAGGGCCGCGTCCTGGTCATCGCGCGCCTGGATTTCCTCGGCGTCAGCCAGCTCATAACGGGCCTGGGCTTCGAGGATGTCGGTACGGGTGCCCTCGCCCTGCTGGAACAGTTGCTGGTTCTGCTCGAACTGCTGGTGATAAGCCTGCTTGCTGGCAACGCTGATACTGATCTGGTCCTGAGCGAACAACGCCTGGGTGTAACTGCTCATCACCCGCACCAACAGTTCCTGGCTTTTACCGCGAAACTCCTCGTCGGCAAACAGTGCCTGGGCCACACCCTTGCGGTAGTTGGCATAGGCCTCGTAGTCGAACAAGGGCTGCTGGAGGATGAAGGTCGAACCATAGCTGTTGTAATGGCGGTCTTCATCTTCGCGCCGCGAATCGCCCAGATAACGGGCTTTTGAATCGTTGCGGCCCTTGTTGTAGTTGTACGACAGGTTCGGCAGCAAGCCGGCGCGCCCAATGGCGCGGTTTTCCTGCCCGGCTTCGCGGGCCTTGAGCGCGCCAAGGAACACCGGGTCCTTATGCAGCGCCTGTTCATACACCTGAAACGGCCCCATGGTCTGCGCGTGCGCACCTGTTGTCAGGGCGAACGCCGCCAGCAGCCCGGTCATCAAGCTTTTCATGCACGGGCTTCCTTATTGTTCGGTCAACGCGGTACCTGCCCGGTCGAGCAGGGGTTTGAACAGGTAGTTGAGCATCGAGCGCTCGCCGGTACGCACAAACAGTTCTGCAGGCATGCCCGGTTTGATCACCAGGCCGTCAAGGCGCGCCAGCGCCTGTTCGCTGACACTGCTGCGCAGTACGTAATACGGCTGGCCGGTCTTGTCGTCGAGCAACTGGTCAGCGGAAATCAATGCCACCTCGCCGGAGACCCGCGGCGTGCTGCTCTGGTTGAAGGCGGTGAAAAGGATATCCACAGGCAACTGCATTGCGACTTTATCCACAAGGTTGACCGGCAGCCGCCCTTCGACCTCCAGGGCAGTGCCCTGGGGCACCACCTCGAGCAGGGTTTCACCGGCGCGTATCACCGCGCCCTCGGTATGCACAGCAAGGTTGACCGCAATACCGTCGGCCGGAGCGAGAATCTCGCTGTGTTGCAGGTCAAAGCCGGCCGAGGCCAGCTGTTGTTCGAGGGTCACGCTTTTGAGCTGTGCCTCGGCCAACTGGCTGCGCACTTCTTTCTGATACTCCTCGCGGCGCTGTTGCAGGTTCAGCCGCGACTCGACAATGCCCTGCTCCAGCCGCGCGCTGTCACCGCTGTTCTGCGCCAGGTCACGCTGGACCTGGGACAACTGACGCTGGTACTCCAGCAAGCGGTTGCGCGGAATGTAACCCTGGCTGGCCAACGGCTTGAGGTTCTCCAGTTGCTCGCGCAACGAGTCGGCCTGGGCCTGCAAGTCACCGTGGGCGCGGCGCATGCCGGCCAGTTGCGCCACCGCGCCATCGATACTGGCCCGCAGCGCAGCCTGCTCGCGGGCCTGGGCGTCACGGCGGCTGCTGAACAACTGGCGCTGGCTCTCCAGCACCAGGCTCAATTGCGGGTCAGGGTTGCTGCTCAGCGGCTCGGGAAAGATGATTTCGCCGAGGTTATCGCGCTCGCTCTGCCAACGGGCCAGGCTGGCCCAGGCCAACCGGTACTGGGCTTGCAGCGCCTGAACATCAGCCTGAACCTGGGTCTGGTCGAGGCGAAACAGCGGCTGGCCCTGGGTCACCCGCTGACCTTCGCGGACCAGGATGCGGCTGACCACGCCGCCGGCCGCCGACTGCACGGCCTTGCGCTTGCCCGAGACCACCACCGTGCCCTGCACGGCAATGCCCTGATCAAGCGGCGCCAGGGTCGCCCAGGCGATGAAGCCACCAAAGCCGACCAAGGTCAGCAACCAACCCAGGCGCACATAAAAACGGGCACTGCGACTCTTGTCCACGCGGCTCATGCGCCACCTCCGGTCGCCAGCGCGGCATTGGCGGGCTGGCGCTGCACCTGTTCCTGAGCACGGCTCAGGGCCTGCAAGACTTCATTGGCCGGACCGAAGGCCTGCATGCGGCCTTCGCTGAGCACCAGCAACTTGTCTGCCTGGGCCAGGGCGGCCGAGCGATGGGTCACCAGCACCACGGTGCGGCCCTGGGCTTTCATCTGCGCAATGGCAGTGGCCAGTGCCGCTTCGCCGCTGGTGTCGAGGTTTGAGTTGGGTTCATCCAGCACAATCAGGCTCGGCCCACCGTAGAGGGCACGGGCCAGGGCGATGCGCTGCTTCTGCCCGCCGGAGAGGTCGCCGCCGTCTTCACCCAGGCGCGTGTCGTAGCCTTGCGGCAGGCGCAGGATCAGCTCATGCACGCCGGCCTGACGCGCAGCCTCGACCACCTTGAGGCCGTCCAGCTCGGCAAAGCGGGCGATGTTTTCGGCAATGCTGCCACGCAGCAATTCGATATTCTGCGGCAGGTAGCCAATGTACGGGCCCAGGTCCTCACGGTCCCAACGGTGCAGGTCGGCGCCGTCCAGGCGTACGGTGCCGGCCAGGGTTGGCCAGACGCCTACCAGCACCTTGGCCAGGGTCGACTTGCCGGAACCGGACGTGCCCAGCACGCCAAGCACTTCCCCGGCCCCCAGGTTGAAGCTGATTTGCTGCAAGGTGGCCACGCGCTTGCCTGGCGGGCCGGCACTGACCTGCTCGAAACTCAGGCGCCCGCTTGGCGCTGGCAAGGGCATCGGTGCTGGCGGCTCGGGAAACGCGCGCAGCAGGCCGTCCAGGTGTTTGTAGGCCATGTGCGCCCCACTCCACTGCTTCCACACGGCAATCAACTGATCGATGGGACTCAGTACCCGGCCCATGAGGATCGACCCGGCGATCATCATCCCCGGCGTCATCTGCCCTTCGATCACCAGCAAGGCGCCCAGGCCCAACACCAGCGACTGCAGGCACAAGCGCAACGACTTGCTGATCGCGGTGATGACAGCCGAGGTGTCGCTGGCCTGGTTCTGCAAGGTCAGAAAGCGCGAATGCAAGGCAAACCAGCGCTGGCGCAAAGCGCCAAGCATGCCCATGGCCTGGATGCTCTCGGCATTGTGCAACTGGCTGCTGGCCAGGTGCGTGGACTGCTGCTGGAAACCGCTGGCTTCAATCAGCGGCTTGTGGGTCAGGCGCTCGTTGAGCACCGCCAGGACAATCAGCAGCAGCGCCCCGGCGCAAGCCATGACGCCCAACCAGACGTTGAACAGGAACATCACCGCCAGATAGATCGGAAACCACGGCGCATCAAAGAAGGCAAACAGTGCAGGACCGGTGACAAATTGCCTCACCTGGGTCAGGTCATTGAGTGCTTGCCCGGCCTGACCATCACCCTGACGCAAGTTGCGCTCAAAGGCCGCCCGGTACACGCTCAGGTTAAAGCGCTGTTCCAACTGGTTGCCCACTCGAATAACAATGAAACTGCGGATCGCCTCCAGCGCCCCCATAAATACAAAGAAGCCGACCACCATCAAGGTCAACATCCACAGGGTGGTCTCATTTTGTGAAGACAGTACTCGATCATAGACTTGCAGCATATAAATCGAGGGCACCAGCATGAGCAGGTTAATCAATGCGGTAAAACAACCCACACTGATCAGCGTGGACTTGTGATCTGCCAGTGCCGCCCACAAGAGCGCACCGGCTTTATTATTCGGCCTGTTCATCGTCCGCCTTTCTATCCCTGAAAAATCGGCAATCACCTACAAGTTTTTAATCTTTATTCTTACGTTCCAACCACAGTATCTTTTGCGATGGCGAGGTCCAGGTGAAGAGACCTGGCGCATCACGATTGAAGTGCACCAGTGCGCTGCCACTGCCATCGAGCAATGCCACCGTGTCGGGGGTCGGCAGCCAGCCACCGGGACGCGCGCCGATCAACTTTTCCACGCAGTCCAGGTCGCCGCGCAAGCTTTGCGAGGCTTCCAGTTGCAGCTCACAACCGGCAGCGCGATCGCCTTCAGGGTACAACGTCCAGTCACCGGCCAATTGCGCGGGAGTGGGGAGTAAGAGACTGCTTGCCATGCCAACCTCGGTCATCAACATCAGGGGAATCGCGCCGAGCGCGATCATTCGCTTGAGAGCCATTATCTGCCTGCCTCAGAAAAGGCGGCGCAACAGCGCCGCCCCTTCAGCTTGCTATCAGACCACGATATCCGTGGCGACCGCCTGACCTACGGTAGTCACCAGGAAATCAGACAGGCTGTTGCCGGTGAAGTCGATCGACAGGCTACCGAGGTTGCTTGCCTGATCGAAGCTCAGCACTGCCTCGCCGGCATGCCCGGTGAAGGCATCAACGAACTGCAGCGGCAGCTTGCTGACAGCAAAGGCCGAGATTGCCGACAGATCGATCTTGTCCTGGCCGCTGACAAAATCCATGATCCGGTCGGGATTGCTCGGGGTCGAATCGCTGCTGGCAGCGAAGACGAAGGTGTCGGAACCGGCACCACCCCAGAGTTTGTCACCGCCACCGGCGCCGTAGATGATGTCGTTACCGGCACCGCCCTTGAGCTCGTTGGCCACGGCGTTGCCGATCAGCAGGTCGTTGCCCGAGCCACCGATGGCGTTCTCGACGATGACACCCTTGGCAATGGAAATATTGCCAATCATGCCGCCGACATCGGAGAACGACGCGTCATTGAGGTTGATCTTCTGGTTTTGGGTAAAACCGGAGAAGTCCAGGGTGTCGTTGCCGCCACCGTCCCACACCGAGAAAACGACTTTCGACGACGCCGAAGTGGCCGAGTAGAAATCGCGCTCAGCGGTGGAGTTGAAGCCGTACACGGTGTCGCCGGAGCGAGTCGCGTAGTTGGCACCATAGAGCTTCTGGATGGCCGCGATGTCATCCATCAGTGGCGCCGAGGAGTACACCTGAACACCACCCTTGGTGAAGTTCTGGCTGGTATTGCTCTCGCTCCAGTAGCTCATCACGCTGTAGCCGCGGGTGTCCTGAGCGTAGACCGCATCTTTGTAAGTCGGGACGCCCTGCCCGGCGTTGTAGTCACCGGGATGAAGCAGACCCAGCGAGTGGCCGATCTCATGGGTCAGGGTCTGACGACCATAGTTGCCGTCCTGCGGGTTGACGTTGGCCTGGTAATCCTTGTTGATCAGGTACCAGGACTCGCCCTTGCGCGCGCTGTTAGGCAGGTAGGCAAACGCGGCGCCGCCGTTGCTGGCGCTGAAGTTGGCAAAGGTCATGTGACCGTCGCCGCCTGAACGCGCCTCATCAAACGTTACCTTGGCAACATCCGCCCACGACTCCATGGACAGCTTGGCCTGGGCCTTCTGCTGCGCCGAGAAGGCGCTGAAGGAACCCAGCCCACGGCTGGCGAACCCGGCCGGTGCCGAGGTCAGAAAGGTGTAGGTCAGGTTGATGCTACCGTTGTCGTTCAGGTCATCCCAGGCGGCGTTGGCACGCAGCAGGTTGTCTGCCGCTTGATCCACCGTGAACGACTTTTTGCCATTGACCAAGGCGCTGCCGCCACGATCATACTGATGGCTGAAGCTATTGATCAGGCCGTAAGCAGAACTCGCACCGTGCGGCTGCAAAACAGAACCGGCAAAACCAATAGCGCTCTCTTTGACTTTAGACATACAGACACTTCCTTGTTTACACAAAAAGCAGTTGTTGTCCGATAGGACGCTCCCGCGGCGAGATCGTCCTATCACTCGCCTTACTTGAGGCCGGAGAAAACTGACACACTACGAAATGAGCTGTCCAGCTTTTTTTGACGCCAAATATTCATGTAGGCAGATTGCAAAAACACCAACTTAGGCAGGTCAATTTGCGCAAACGAAATACACTCAAAAGCGTGTGCCAAGACGAGTTGTGACCACCGGGTTTTATAGTAAAAGTCGAACTTTTTTTACAAAAAAGCGACCTATATATACTTCTGTTCTATGCACTGCGATTGTGCGTATTACTTTTTGACTACAACTGCCCCCTTGACCCTCCGTCGCCTGAGCATTGACTTGTGTCGGCCGCTGGCGCTGAGTAGGGATTGGTCAAAAGCCCTTTTATCCTGGATGCCCTTATGACAAGACTCACGGTTCAATCCGGCGATTTCTTGCAAGGTGAAGGCGAGTACCGCAATGGATCGCTCACACTCAAGACCGCCCGCAGCCCCTCACCGGGCGAGAAAATCGCCCTTACGCGCATTACCGATCTGGTCCTCGCCAATCTGGAGTCCAGCCGCAGCCTGGGCGGTGCCCTGGGCTGGGGCATGGCCGGCGCCCTGGTTGCAGGCCCGGTCGGGCTGATCGCAGGCCTGTGGCTAGGCGGCAAGGAAGAGGAGGTGACCTTCCTGGCAACCTTCAAGGATGGCCGCAAGCTGATGGCCATCACCGACAAGAAGACCTGGTCGAAAATCGATGGCAACTGGCGACGGCATGCCCAGGCAGCAGCCAACGGCTGAATCCGCATGACACTCGTTCGTTCATGACAATGGCAATCGATTGAAAACAGGGGCGCCGCCCGTCAGCCGCCCCTGCTAAGATTGCGCTCCCGCCTGCCCGGCGCAATGTCGGCAGGTTTACCTTGCCCGCCCATTTCCCTCTGCGTATCGGGCATCCAGCCCGTGGACAGCAGCCGAACGATAACGGCGCGTCTGTGTTCGTCTTCAAGGAGCTTCTGCATGACCCTGCCCCGCCCTCGCCTGCCCATGCGCCTGCTTAGCCTGAGCCTGGCGTTGCCGGCCTGGCACAGCCTGGCCCAGGATCGCATCACCCTGGCGCCGGTGCAGGTGTCCGAAACCTACAGCGAGGGCTATCAGGCCCGCGAGGCTGCGGTCGGCGGCTGGCAGCCGGCGCCTGTGCTGGATACTCCGGCATCGATTGCAGTATTCAATGAGCAACTGCTCGCCGATCGCCAGGTACGCAAGCTCAGCGAGGTGCTGCAAAGCGACGCCTCGGTCGGTGAAAGCTACGCCCCCATCGGCTACTACGAAAACTTCAACGTGCGCGGCTTCGAGCTCAATGCCGCCAGCAGCTACAAGATCAACGGCCAGACCATCGCCGGTGAGCAGAACGTGGCCCTTGAAAACAAAAAACAAGTAGAGCTGCTCAAGGGCCTTTCGGGCTTGCAAAGCGGCGTAGCGGAACCGGGCGGCCTGATCAACTACGTCACCAAGCGCCCGGAGGAGGTGCACTCGGTGACGGTGTCGAGCAACGAGCAGGGGGAGCGCTACCTCGCCACCGACCTGGGCGGCTGGTTCGGCAGCCAGCGCCAGTTCGGCCTGCGCGCCAACCTCGCGCATGAGGACATCCGCTCCTACGTCGATCACGCCGACGGCAAGCGTGATTTCGCCTCCCTGGCGTTCGACTGGCAGATCAACCCCGACGCGGTGCTGCAACTGGACGCCGAGTACCAGCAGCGTGAGCAGCGTTCAGTGCCCGGCTATCAGTTGCTCGGTGGCAACAGCCTGCCCCACGGCATCGACCCGCACGATCGCCTGGCTTACCAGCACTGGGCCAACCCGGTGAGCATCGATTCGCTCAACCTTGGCGGACGCTTCGAATATCGCTTGAGTGACAACTGGACAGGCATCGTCAGCGCCTCGCGCAGCAAGGTGGTGATCGATGACTACAGCTCGTTTGCCTGGGGTTCGAGCGAGGGTGCCCACTTCAGTGAAGCAGGCGACTATGACATCTATGACTACCGCAGCCCCGACGACACACGGCGCACCGACGAGGCCCAGGTGA encodes:
- a CDS encoding TolC family outer membrane protein — its product is MKSLMTGLLAAFALTTGAHAQTMGPFQVYEQALHKDPVFLGALKAREAGQENRAIGRAGLLPNLSYNYNKGRNDSKARYLGDSRREDEDRHYNSYGSTFILQQPLFDYEAYANYRKGVAQALFADEEFRGKSQELLVRVMSSYTQALFAQDQISISVASKQAYHQQFEQNQQLFQQGEGTRTDILEAQARYELADAEEIQARDDQDAALRELGALIGEPAALIDELAPLNDGFTLLALQPATYEAWHELALANNPQLASQRQALEVAGFEVERNRAGHLPKVSAYATSRQMQSDSGNTYNQRYDTNTIGIEVSLPLFAGGGVSAATRQASRNLEQAEYELDGSTRATLIELRRQYNACQSGVSRLRAYERALTSAQALVQSTRQSVLGGERVNLDVLNAEQQLATTRRDLAQARYDYLLAWIKLHYYAGTLREEHLAQVDEAFLRR
- a CDS encoding AprI/Inh family metalloprotease inhibitor; translated protein: MALKRMIALGAIPLMLMTEVGMASSLLLPTPAQLAGDWTLYPEGDRAAGCELQLEASQSLRGDLDCVEKLIGARPGGWLPTPDTVALLDGSGSALVHFNRDAPGLFTWTSPSQKILWLERKNKD
- a CDS encoding serralysin family metalloprotease, whose protein sequence is MSKVKESAIGFAGSVLQPHGASSAYGLINSFSHQYDRGGSALVNGKKSFTVDQAADNLLRANAAWDDLNDNGSINLTYTFLTSAPAGFASRGLGSFSAFSAQQKAQAKLSMESWADVAKVTFDEARSGGDGHMTFANFSASNGGAAFAYLPNSARKGESWYLINKDYQANVNPQDGNYGRQTLTHEIGHSLGLLHPGDYNAGQGVPTYKDAVYAQDTRGYSVMSYWSESNTSQNFTKGGVQVYSSAPLMDDIAAIQKLYGANYATRSGDTVYGFNSTAERDFYSATSASSKVVFSVWDGGGNDTLDFSGFTQNQKINLNDASFSDVGGMIGNISIAKGVIVENAIGGSGNDLLIGNAVANELKGGAGNDIIYGAGGGDKLWGGAGSDTFVFAASSDSTPSNPDRIMDFVSGQDKIDLSAISAFAVSKLPLQFVDAFTGHAGEAVLSFDQASNLGSLSIDFTGNSLSDFLVTTVGQAVATDIVV
- a CDS encoding type I secretion system permease/ATPase — encoded protein: MNRPNNKAGALLWAALADHKSTLISVGCFTALINLLMLVPSIYMLQVYDRVLSSQNETTLWMLTLMVVGFFVFMGALEAIRSFIVIRVGNQLEQRFNLSVYRAAFERNLRQGDGQAGQALNDLTQVRQFVTGPALFAFFDAPWFPIYLAVMFLFNVWLGVMACAGALLLIVLAVLNERLTHKPLIEASGFQQQSTHLASSQLHNAESIQAMGMLGALRQRWFALHSRFLTLQNQASDTSAVITAISKSLRLCLQSLVLGLGALLVIEGQMTPGMMIAGSILMGRVLSPIDQLIAVWKQWSGAHMAYKHLDGLLRAFPEPPAPMPLPAPSGRLSFEQVSAGPPGKRVATLQQISFNLGAGEVLGVLGTSGSGKSTLAKVLVGVWPTLAGTVRLDGADLHRWDREDLGPYIGYLPQNIELLRGSIAENIARFAELDGLKVVEAARQAGVHELILRLPQGYDTRLGEDGGDLSGGQKQRIALARALYGGPSLIVLDEPNSNLDTSGEAALATAIAQMKAQGRTVVLVTHRSAALAQADKLLVLSEGRMQAFGPANEVLQALSRAQEQVQRQPANAALATGGGA
- a CDS encoding TonB-dependent siderophore receptor, which codes for MTLPRPRLPMRLLSLSLALPAWHSLAQDRITLAPVQVSETYSEGYQAREAAVGGWQPAPVLDTPASIAVFNEQLLADRQVRKLSEVLQSDASVGESYAPIGYYENFNVRGFELNAASSYKINGQTIAGEQNVALENKKQVELLKGLSGLQSGVAEPGGLINYVTKRPEEVHSVTVSSNEQGERYLATDLGGWFGSQRQFGLRANLAHEDIRSYVDHADGKRDFASLAFDWQINPDAVLQLDAEYQQREQRSVPGYQLLGGNSLPHGIDPHDRLAYQHWANPVSIDSLNLGGRFEYRLSDNWTGIVSASRSKVVIDDYSSFAWGSSEGAHFSEAGDYDIYDYRSPDDTRRTDEAQVTLNGRFDTQGIGHELTVGSSAQRRTLDQRPYFNEWIGSGNIYQQTPALDPSEKSPGHSTRRLDSRQYGIFASDRISLNDHWQTVLGARLVRLDEKTFAEDGSPSRHTRDYQLLPNAALIYKPRADISLYTSYSKGLSAGGTAPWFTSNSAQILAPTLSHQLEVGIKRDWQRLSLSAALFQLRQAYQYSQPDGAGHFTYVQQGQQKNIGLELGASGWLTSNLQVNASAAAIRARVKNSGTADFEDHQALNVPNFRAAVQADYSLPVAGLALLGGARYSASKYANQAGTVAVGSYAVFDLGSRYSTRIGGYDTVLRLMVDNVFDKRYWRDAGEYLGDGYLFQGAPRTARVSASMSF
- a CDS encoding HlyD family type I secretion periplasmic adaptor subunit: MSRVDKSRSARFYVRLGWLLTLVGFGGFIAWATLAPLDQGIAVQGTVVVSGKRKAVQSAAGGVVSRILVREGQRVTQGQPLFRLDQTQVQADVQALQAQYRLAWASLARWQSERDNLGEIIFPEPLSSNPDPQLSLVLESQRQLFSSRRDAQAREQAALRASIDGAVAQLAGMRRAHGDLQAQADSLREQLENLKPLASQGYIPRNRLLEYQRQLSQVQRDLAQNSGDSARLEQGIVESRLNLQQRREEYQKEVRSQLAEAQLKSVTLEQQLASAGFDLQHSEILAPADGIAVNLAVHTEGAVIRAGETLLEVVPQGTALEVEGRLPVNLVDKVAMQLPVDILFTAFNQSSTPRVSGEVALISADQLLDDKTGQPYYVLRSSVSEQALARLDGLVIKPGMPAELFVRTGERSMLNYLFKPLLDRAGTALTEQ